From the Catalinimonas alkaloidigena genome, the window CCACGGCGACGCCCGCAATACCCGTCTGCATCAGGGCGTCCAGGTTGTGTTCGTGGATGCCCCCGATGGCGAAAATCGGATGCTGTGAGTGTTGCCGCATGTGCCGCAGGCCTTCCAGCCCCATCGGCGGCGTGATGTCGCGTTTGGTATCGGTATGGAAAATGGGCCCCGCCCCAAAATAATCGACGTCCCAGGCTTCGGCTTCTTCCCATTCGGCCAGGTTGGTGACCGACAGTCCCACGATTTTATCCGGGCCGACCAGGCGACGCGCCAGCGCATACGGCATGTCGGACTGCCCTACGTGCACGCCGTCGGCGTCGATGGCCAGCGCCACGTCGATCCGGTCGTTGATGATCAGCTTCGCACCGTAGGCCTGGGTGAGTTGCTGAATCTGCTGCGCCTTGCGGACAAAATTGCGCGTGGTCTCTTCTTTTTCGCGCAACTGAATCCACCGTACCCCCGCCTGCAGGGCCGCTTCGACCACAAACTCCAGCGTGTGACCCGCCTGATCGCACAGCGACGCGTC encodes:
- the thiE gene encoding thiamine phosphate synthase, which encodes MSAIYLVTDASLCDQAGHTLEFVVEAALQAGVRWIQLREKEETTRNFVRKAQQIQQLTQAYGAKLIINDRIDVALAIDADGVHVGQSDMPYALARRLVGPDKIVGLSVTNLAEWEEAEAWDVDYFGAGPIFHTDTKRDITPPMGLEGLRHMRQHSQHPIFAIGGIHEHNLDALMQTGIAGVAVVSAICSATDPATAARRLLHLTQHVQSS